Proteins from a genomic interval of Trifolium pratense cultivar HEN17-A07 linkage group LG6, ARS_RC_1.1, whole genome shotgun sequence:
- the LOC123888245 gene encoding WAT1-related protein At5g07050-like, whose amino-acid sequence MEGDKCCSSFFQRCKPYIAMISLQFGFAGMNIITKVSLNRGMSHYVLVVYRHAFATAAIAPFAIVLERKIRPRITFLMFMQMFVLGLLGPVIDQNLYYAGLKFTSPTYSCAISNVLPAMTFVMAVIFRMEKLDIKKLRCQVKVIGTIITVAGAMVMTLYKGQVINILGSQYMHHPRNYVPENTTDSGEKDWFKGSVLLIIATFAWASFFILQAVTLRQYSAQLSLTAIVCFLGTLQSIAVTYVMEHNPNVWTIGWDMNLLAAAYAGIISSGLTYYVQGIVMQKKGPVFVTAFSPLMMIIVAIMGTFILAEKLYLGGIIGAILIVIGLYSVLWGKNKENKEIEEETITEEIKCCRENGVMETVIEGVETNDIEMQNDEANSKVLRVAIINVPKV is encoded by the exons atggaaggagATAAGTGTTGTTCAAGTTTTTTTCAAAGATGCAAACCTTACATAGCTATGATTTCTCTACAATTTGGTTTTGCTGGTATGAACATAATCACAAAGGTTTCACTAAACCGTGGAATGAGTCACTATGTTCTTGTTGTTTATAGACATGCTTTTGCTACTGCTGCTATTGCTCCTTTTGCTATAGTTCTTGAGAG GAAGATAAGGCCAAGGATTACATTTCTTATGTTCATGCAAATGTTTGTGTTGGGACTCCTCGG gcCTGTGATTGATCAGAATCTTTACTATGCTGGGTTGAAATTCACTTCTCCAACCTACTCATGTGCTATTAGCAATGTTCTCCCTGCAATGACATTTGTAATGGCAGTTATTTTCag gATGGAGAAATTGGACATTAAAAAACTAAGATGCCAAGTAAAGGTGATTGGAACTATAATTACAGTTGCTGGGGCCATGGTGATGACATTATACAAAGGACAAGTTATTAATATTTTGGGTTCTCAATACATGCATCATCCTAGAAATTATGTACCTGAAAACACTACTGATTCTGGTGAAAAAGATTGGTTTAAGGGTTCTGTTTTGCTCATAATTGCTACATTTGCTTGGGCTTCTTTCTTCATTCTTCAG gCTGTGACATTAAGGCAATATTCAGCTCAACTCTCACTTACAGCCATAGTGTGTTTCTTGGGCACACTTCAATCAATTGCTGTGACCTATGTTATGGAGCATAACCCAAATGTTTGGACCATTGGTTGGGACATGAACCTATTAGCTGCAGCCTATGCT GGTATAATATCATCAGGTCTTACATACTATGTTCAAGGGATAGTGATGCAAAAGAAAGGGCCGGTTTTTGTCACTGCTTTTAGTCCTTTGATGATGATCATTGTGGCAATAATGGGCACTTTCAtccttgcagaaaaattatATCTTGGAGG TATTATTGGAGCAATTTTGATTGTAATAGGACTATACTCAGTTCTATGGggcaaaaacaaagaaaacaaagagaTAGAAGAAGAGACAATAACTGAGGAAATTAAGTGTTGTAGAGAAAATGGAGTGATGGAAACAGTGATTGAAGGTGTTGAAACAAATGACATTGAGATGCAAAATGATGAAGCTAATAGTAAAGTATTAAGGGTAGCAATTATTAATGTTCCAAAAGTATAA